In one window of Kitasatospora sp. MMS16-BH015 DNA:
- a CDS encoding RNA polymerase sigma factor, which yields MTPHRPDRLDVETEDLLRTLAPQVLGVLARRTGDFDTAEDAVQEALLAAARQWPGDGLPDNPRGWLLQVASWRMADQVRGEQARRSREVRAAVREPAGSASAAPADESAETAAGERDDTLTLLLLCCHPALTPASAVALTLRSVGGLTTAEIARAFLVPETTMGRRISRAKERIAATGARFAPPTEAELPGRLDSVRRVLYLVFTEGYAASGGPSLRRVELAEEAIRLARLLLALRPADAEAAGLLALMLLTEARGPARTGPAGELVPLDEQDRSRWDTARIAEGTGLLTAAMRRGPVGPYQLQAAIAALHDEAPTAEATDWPQILALYTVLDQLTPSPLVTLNRAVALAMATTPAAGLALLETLAPTLTGHHHFHAARAHLRERAGDLPGALTDYRAAAARTASTPERNYLLLRQARLNAAADG from the coding sequence GTGACCCCACACCGTCCTGACCGGCTCGACGTGGAGACCGAGGACCTGCTGCGCACGCTCGCGCCGCAGGTCCTCGGCGTGCTCGCGCGCCGGACCGGCGACTTCGACACCGCCGAGGACGCCGTCCAGGAGGCGCTGCTGGCCGCCGCCCGGCAGTGGCCCGGGGACGGGCTGCCGGACAACCCGCGCGGCTGGCTGCTCCAGGTGGCGAGCTGGCGGATGGCCGACCAGGTGCGGGGCGAGCAGGCCCGGCGCAGCCGGGAGGTGCGGGCGGCCGTCCGGGAGCCGGCCGGCTCCGCCTCGGCCGCGCCCGCCGACGAGAGCGCCGAGACGGCGGCCGGGGAGCGGGACGACACCCTCACCTTGCTGCTGCTCTGCTGCCACCCCGCCCTGACCCCGGCCTCGGCCGTGGCCCTCACCCTGCGCAGCGTCGGCGGTCTCACCACGGCGGAGATCGCCCGGGCCTTCCTCGTGCCCGAGACCACCATGGGCCGCCGGATCAGCCGGGCCAAGGAGCGGATCGCCGCCACCGGCGCCCGGTTCGCCCCGCCGACCGAGGCCGAGCTGCCCGGCCGGCTCGACTCCGTCCGCCGGGTCCTCTACCTGGTCTTCACCGAGGGGTACGCCGCCAGCGGCGGCCCGAGCCTGCGCCGGGTCGAGCTCGCGGAGGAGGCGATCCGGCTGGCCCGCCTGCTGCTCGCCCTGCGGCCTGCCGACGCCGAGGCGGCGGGGCTGCTGGCGCTGATGCTGCTGACCGAGGCCCGCGGCCCGGCCCGCACCGGGCCGGCCGGCGAACTCGTCCCGCTCGACGAACAGGACCGCTCCCGCTGGGACACCGCCCGGATCGCCGAGGGCACCGGCCTGCTCACCGCCGCGATGCGGCGCGGCCCGGTCGGCCCGTACCAGCTCCAGGCCGCCATCGCCGCCCTGCACGACGAGGCCCCCACCGCCGAGGCCACCGACTGGCCCCAGATCCTCGCCCTCTACACCGTCCTCGACCAGCTCACCCCCAGCCCCCTGGTCACCCTCAACAGGGCCGTCGCCCTCGCCATGGCCACCACCCCCGCCGCCGGCCTCGCCCTCCTCGAAACCCTCGCCCCCACCCTCACGGGCCACCACCACTTCCACGCGGCCCGCGCCCACCTCCGCGAAC